A single genomic interval of Selenobaculum gibii harbors:
- a CDS encoding MFS transporter, which yields MAEKKLVLMAVLATSFVVPFMGSAINLAVPAMGDTFGVNPASLSWVVSSYILASVSILLPIGRIADIKGRKRIYTLGVFFMAIFTCLCSFSWSVESLILFRIGQGLASSMLFSTGMAMIISVHEKNERGKVIGLSAASTYIGLSLGPMLGGFITHYFGWHMIFHVTTFILLVISLPAIKYVKMEWYGEKDAYFDKKGSLYYVIASPAVLYGFSALFSNPAAIYYLIVGIIFLFLFIRYQMRCAEPIFDVNLFKGNTIFAMSNLAAMINYSATFAIGFVLSLYLQVIRGLDSYHAGLILLIQPVLMAMFSPMAGSLSDRIDPRIVASIGMGLNAIGLGIFIFLGMDTPYWILCIVFVIIGIGFALFSSPNNNAIMGAVSPQYYGVAASALSCMRLVGQAMSIAIVTAVFSIYTLDVQDSRYLEELLYGTKIAFVIFTILCTLGVGASLARGKQNQ from the coding sequence ATGGCAGAAAAAAAATTAGTGTTAATGGCGGTATTAGCGACTTCGTTCGTCGTGCCGTTTATGGGAAGCGCAATCAATCTTGCGGTACCAGCAATGGGGGATACATTTGGGGTAAATCCCGCTTCGCTTAGTTGGGTAGTGTCCTCTTATATACTTGCATCGGTATCTATTTTGCTTCCTATTGGAAGAATTGCTGATATTAAAGGACGTAAACGCATATATACATTAGGTGTTTTTTTCATGGCGATTTTCACCTGCTTATGCAGTTTTTCTTGGTCGGTGGAAAGTTTGATTTTATTTCGTATTGGGCAGGGGTTAGCATCGTCAATGCTATTTAGTACGGGAATGGCGATGATTATTTCAGTACATGAAAAAAATGAACGAGGCAAAGTGATTGGTTTATCTGCGGCATCGACTTATATTGGCTTATCGCTTGGCCCTATGTTGGGGGGGTTCATCACCCATTATTTTGGTTGGCATATGATTTTTCACGTTACAACATTTATTCTGCTTGTGATAAGTTTGCCAGCAATTAAATATGTAAAGATGGAATGGTATGGGGAAAAAGATGCTTATTTTGATAAAAAAGGCAGCCTTTACTATGTGATTGCCAGCCCGGCAGTTTTGTATGGTTTTTCAGCATTGTTTAGCAACCCGGCAGCAATCTATTATTTAATTGTGGGGATTATTTTCTTATTTTTATTTATACGTTATCAAATGCGGTGTGCAGAGCCAATCTTCGATGTAAACTTATTTAAAGGCAATACTATTTTTGCTATGTCTAATTTGGCAGCGATGATAAATTACAGTGCGACATTTGCGATAGGGTTTGTATTATCTTTATATTTACAAGTAATTCGTGGATTGGATTCTTATCATGCTGGTTTAATTTTATTGATTCAGCCAGTACTTATGGCGATGTTTTCTCCGATGGCAGGCTCGCTTTCAGATCGAATTGACCCACGCATTGTTGCATCTATCGGTATGGGATTAAATGCGATTGGATTGGGAATTTTTATTTTTTTAGGGATGGATACACCTTATTGGATACTTTGTATTGTATTTGTCATAATTGGGATAGGTTTTGCGTTATTTTCTTCCCCAAATAATAATGCAATCATGGGGGCTGTTTCACCGCAATACTATGGAGTAGCGGCATCCGCATTATCATGTATGAGATTGGTAGGGCAGGCAATGAGCATTGCAATCGTAACAGCAGTATTTTCCATTTATACACTTGATGTGCAAGATAGTAGATATTTAGAAGAATTATTGTATGGAACAAAAATTGCATTCGTTATTTTTACTATACTTTGTACGTTAGGTGTGGGTGCATCTCTAGCACGCGGTAAGCAAAATCAATAG
- a CDS encoding YjiH family protein, whose product MKSLTTLRNPDNLKALIKFILFSGFGLFMFMFPMPGQESFATPISLITDLTDQYLQKTTPYLLLLIITIAVLGIFIAKLFRPTILTEKLWLKDLFFVDNWIMITKIIALIVTLCVMFDIGPEIIRSEDNGATMVGLAKTLIAIAITLSFILPFLTDCGIMEFVGVLLKPLIRPLFHVPGRASVDLIASWLASSNTAVLITANQYNSNYYTKREAATIMTNFSLVSIPFCLVVAQTLNLAHIFPLLYLTITGIGIFLAIIGVRLYPLKNIADTYCHGAGEKLNEEVPEDTKLFHWALSAAIDRAKNFRLSKAFCDGLKMTIGIVLDIIPIVVAWGTIGSLLVNCTPIFYWLSYPMGLYLQLLGVSEAFTIAPATLVGFIDMFIPALIMPSDLSEQGKFIVGVLSLVQIIYMTEVGSIIVKSNVGLGIKHLFIIFLQRTIIAIPIVVLISKLI is encoded by the coding sequence ATGAAAAGTTTAACTACCTTAAGAAATCCAGACAATTTAAAAGCACTGATAAAATTTATTTTATTCTCTGGATTTGGTCTATTTATGTTTATGTTCCCTATGCCTGGACAAGAATCCTTTGCTACGCCAATTAGTTTAATTACAGATTTAACTGATCAATATTTACAAAAAACTACCCCCTATCTTTTACTGCTCATTATAACGATTGCAGTACTTGGGATTTTTATCGCTAAGTTGTTTCGTCCAACAATCTTAACAGAAAAGCTTTGGTTAAAAGACCTTTTCTTCGTCGATAATTGGATTATGATTACAAAAATAATTGCTCTTATTGTTACCCTATGTGTAATGTTTGATATTGGTCCGGAAATTATTCGCAGTGAAGATAATGGCGCGACTATGGTCGGACTTGCAAAAACTTTAATTGCAATTGCAATTACGCTGAGTTTTATTCTCCCTTTTTTGACGGATTGCGGAATTATGGAGTTTGTTGGCGTTTTACTAAAACCTTTGATTCGCCCTTTGTTTCATGTTCCTGGTAGAGCTTCAGTTGACTTGATTGCCTCTTGGCTTGCTTCTTCGAATACAGCTGTTTTAATTACTGCAAACCAGTATAATAGCAACTACTATACAAAACGTGAAGCTGCAACGATTATGACAAACTTTTCTCTCGTATCCATCCCCTTTTGTCTAGTTGTAGCACAAACACTTAACCTTGCACATATTTTCCCGCTTCTTTATTTAACGATTACAGGTATCGGTATTTTCCTAGCAATCATTGGCGTACGCTTATACCCACTAAAAAATATTGCTGATACGTATTGTCACGGAGCTGGTGAAAAGTTAAACGAAGAAGTCCCTGAAGATACGAAATTATTTCATTGGGCACTGTCTGCTGCAATTGATCGGGCAAAAAACTTTCGTTTAAGTAAAGCCTTTTGTGATGGACTAAAAATGACAATTGGAATTGTTCTCGATATCATTCCAATCGTCGTCGCTTGGGGCACTATTGGGTCTTTATTAGTAAACTGTACACCAATTTTCTATTGGCTCTCTTATCCAATGGGATTATACCTTCAACTGCTCGGCGTATCTGAGGCATTTACCATTGCACCTGCCACATTAGTAGGATTTATTGATATGTTTATTCCCGCTCTTATTATGCCGAGTGATCTAAGTGAGCAAGGGAAATTTATCGTTGGTGTATTATCACTTGTTCAAATCATCTATATGACAGAAGTAGGCAGTATTATCGTAAAAAGTAATGTCGGGTTGGGAATAAAACATTTATTTATTATTTTTTTGCAGAGAACAATCATTGCTATACCTATCGTCGTATTGATATCCAAATTAATATAA
- a CDS encoding flagellin, translating into MSQSLIFFFLRNYYSKTGQHGEVLINLSTREGIKSDLDIVDSAMKNAIYQQAKIGAKQQALQYSVNNYTTTKENTLSAQLVIQDTDFAKEIVDLNQTNVLN; encoded by the coding sequence TTGTCGCAATCCTTAATATTCTTCTTCTTAAGGAATTACTATTCTAAAACCGGTCAACATGGCGAAGTACTTATTAATTTAAGCACGCGGGAAGGGATAAAATCTGATTTAGACATTGTTGATAGTGCTATGAAAAATGCGATTTACCAACAAGCAAAAATCGGTGCAAAACAGCAAGCACTGCAATATAGTGTGAATAACTACACGACAACAAAAGAGAATACTTTGTCAGCTCAATTAGTAATACAAGATACTGATTTTGCGAAGGAAATAGTGGACTTAAATCAGACAAACGTATTAAACTAA
- a CDS encoding Nramp family divalent metal transporter: MTHEQSQKAREFLRYIGPGILITVGFIDPGNWASNMAAGADYGYQLLWMVTLSTIMLIILQHNVAHLGIVTGLCLSEAASIYLPAWLARPVLLSAVIAAIATSLAEVLGGAIALAMLFGIPIKIGAVLTAVFCSWLLWSNAYQKLEKLIIGFVSLIGLSFLIELSFVQIDWGQAAVGWVVPSIPDGAMLIIMSVLGAVVMPHNLFLHSEIIQSRQWNLEDETVIKKQLKYEFVDTLLSMGIGWAINSAMILIAAAVFFSHQVSVDELQQAQDMLKPLLGDGAAILFAIALFLAGIASTTTAGIAGGSIFAGMFKEPYNIKDQHSYTGVFLTYILSVLVIFLIDNPFEGLIYSQMALSVQLPWTIGIQVYLTSSYKVMGKYVNSTWTKIVLCSIGVIVAILNILLLKELLF, from the coding sequence ATGACTCATGAACAAAGTCAGAAAGCGCGAGAATTTTTGCGCTATATCGGTCCTGGTATTTTAATTACGGTAGGATTTATTGACCCTGGAAACTGGGCATCTAATATGGCTGCGGGTGCTGATTATGGTTATCAATTGTTGTGGATGGTGACATTATCGACAATTATGTTAATTATACTGCAGCATAATGTTGCGCATCTGGGGATTGTTACTGGGTTATGTTTATCGGAAGCCGCTTCGATTTATTTGCCAGCATGGCTGGCACGTCCAGTTTTGCTATCGGCGGTTATAGCGGCAATAGCAACATCATTGGCCGAAGTGCTCGGCGGCGCGATTGCATTAGCGATGTTATTCGGGATCCCAATTAAAATTGGTGCAGTATTAACTGCTGTTTTTTGTAGCTGGCTGCTTTGGTCTAATGCATATCAAAAATTGGAAAAATTAATTATTGGATTTGTATCGTTAATTGGATTATCTTTTTTGATTGAACTCAGTTTTGTTCAAATTGATTGGGGACAAGCCGCTGTAGGTTGGGTAGTACCGTCGATTCCTGATGGTGCGATGCTTATTATCATGAGTGTATTAGGGGCGGTTGTTATGCCGCATAATTTATTTCTTCATTCGGAAATTATACAGAGTCGTCAGTGGAATTTAGAAGATGAGACAGTAATAAAAAAACAGTTAAAATATGAATTCGTTGATACTTTATTGTCGATGGGAATTGGCTGGGCAATTAATAGTGCGATGATTCTCATTGCCGCTGCGGTGTTTTTCAGCCATCAAGTTTCAGTTGATGAATTGCAGCAAGCTCAGGACATGCTAAAACCTCTACTGGGAGATGGTGCGGCGATTTTATTCGCTATTGCGTTATTTCTCGCGGGGATTGCTTCTACAACGACAGCTGGAATAGCGGGTGGCAGCATTTTTGCCGGAATGTTTAAGGAACCTTATAATATCAAAGACCAGCATTCTTATACTGGAGTTTTTCTCACTTATATTTTGTCTGTATTGGTGATTTTTCTGATTGATAATCCATTTGAAGGATTAATTTATTCGCAAATGGCATTGAGCGTTCAATTACCATGGACGATTGGTATACAGGTTTATTTGACTTCTTCTTATAAGGTGATGGGCAAGTATGTAAATAGCACGTGGACTAAAATTGTGTTGTGCAGTATAGGGGTTATTGTCGCAATCCTTAATATTCTTCTTCTTAAGGAATTACTATTCTAA
- the ychF gene encoding redox-regulated ATPase YchF — protein sequence MSNLEVGIVGLPNVGKSTLFNAITKAGAEAANYPFCTIEPNVGVVDVPDPRLQVLSDMNQARKIVPASIRFVDIAGLVKGAAQGEGLGNKFLSHIRQVDAVAQVVRCFKDENITHVEGGIDPIRDIEIINTELCLADLESVEKRMERLQKLAKSGDKKAREELDLLNRVKEVLGEALPARRVEMTEDELLLVRDLNLLTLKPTLFVANVAEDEVATADVENQYVQKVKEYAAHEKAEVIVVSAKVESEIAELDETDAKDFLAELGLTESGLDKLIKASFKLLGLITFLTAGVQEVHAWTITNGTKAPAAGGKIHSDIERGFIRAEIVSYDDLIAAGSQNAAREKGQVRLEGKEYIMKDGDVTYFRFNV from the coding sequence ATGAGTAACTTAGAAGTCGGCATTGTTGGATTGCCGAACGTTGGTAAAAGTACATTATTTAATGCAATTACAAAAGCAGGCGCAGAAGCGGCAAATTATCCGTTCTGTACGATTGAGCCGAATGTGGGCGTTGTCGATGTACCGGATCCTCGTCTACAAGTGTTAAGTGATATGAATCAAGCGAGAAAAATTGTACCGGCATCTATTCGTTTCGTTGATATTGCAGGTCTAGTAAAAGGTGCTGCACAAGGAGAAGGCTTAGGAAATAAATTCCTGTCGCACATTCGCCAAGTAGATGCAGTGGCACAAGTGGTTCGTTGTTTTAAAGATGAAAATATTACACACGTAGAGGGCGGGATTGATCCAATTCGTGATATTGAAATTATCAATACCGAATTATGCCTAGCCGATTTAGAATCTGTAGAAAAGCGTATGGAGCGTTTACAGAAGTTAGCGAAAAGCGGCGATAAAAAAGCGCGTGAAGAATTAGATTTATTAAACCGCGTAAAGGAAGTGCTAGGAGAAGCATTGCCGGCACGTCGTGTGGAAATGACAGAAGATGAGCTTTTACTCGTTCGTGATTTAAATTTGCTTACATTAAAACCAACTTTATTTGTAGCAAATGTTGCGGAAGATGAAGTTGCAACGGCGGATGTTGAAAATCAATATGTGCAAAAAGTAAAAGAATATGCAGCGCATGAAAAAGCGGAAGTAATTGTAGTATCGGCAAAGGTGGAATCTGAAATTGCTGAACTAGATGAAACGGATGCAAAAGATTTCTTAGCAGAGCTTGGGTTAACTGAATCTGGCTTGGATAAATTAATTAAAGCGTCCTTTAAATTGCTTGGATTAATTACTTTTTTAACAGCAGGTGTACAGGAAGTTCATGCTTGGACAATTACGAACGGAACAAAAGCGCCGGCTGCTGGGGGTAAAATTCATAGTGATATTGAACGTGGCTTCATCCGTGCCGAGATTGTTTCTTATGATGACCTCATTGCGGCAGGAAGTCAAAATGCAGCACGGGAAAAAGGGCAAGTGAGGCTTGAAGGAAAAGAATATATCATGAAAGATGGAGATGTAACATATTTCCGCTTTAACGTATAA
- a CDS encoding SDR family NAD(P)-dependent oxidoreductase: protein MIIIGATSGIGKALAEVYANQGFEVGITGRREEILDELKNELPTKVYVKAMDIRNTELASKGLEELIGEMQEVDIIILNAGVGKVNWSLDLDLELNTLKTNVMGFTTMCNVAMQYFLSQGKGHLAGVSSIAGIRGLGGAPAYSASKAFIINYLESLRAIVFRRQAKIIITNIQPGFVDTNMGQASEFWRISPQAAAKQIYRAIKNKEKQVYVSSRWRFIAYLLKVLPGWMIKRIG, encoded by the coding sequence GTGATTATTATCGGAGCGACTTCCGGCATTGGCAAAGCGTTAGCAGAGGTTTATGCGAATCAAGGATTTGAAGTCGGAATTACAGGACGTAGAGAAGAAATCTTAGACGAGCTAAAAAATGAATTGCCAACGAAGGTTTATGTAAAGGCAATGGATATTCGTAATACAGAGTTAGCCAGTAAAGGGCTAGAAGAGTTAATCGGGGAAATGCAAGAGGTGGATATTATTATTCTCAATGCGGGTGTAGGCAAGGTAAATTGGAGCCTTGACTTAGACCTTGAGTTAAATACGTTAAAAACGAATGTTATGGGATTTACGACGATGTGCAATGTAGCTATGCAGTATTTTTTGTCGCAAGGCAAAGGTCATTTGGCAGGCGTTTCTTCTATTGCAGGGATACGAGGGCTGGGGGGAGCACCAGCTTATTCGGCATCAAAAGCATTTATTATAAATTATCTTGAATCACTTCGGGCAATTGTTTTTCGTCGTCAGGCGAAAATCATCATAACGAATATACAGCCTGGATTTGTCGATACCAATATGGGACAGGCGAGTGAATTTTGGCGAATTTCTCCACAAGCTGCGGCAAAGCAGATTTACAGGGCAATAAAAAATAAAGAAAAGCAAGTTTATGTGAGTTCGAGATGGCGGTTTATTGCCTATTTACTAAAAGTATTGCCTGGCTGGATGATCAAGAGGATTGGTTAA
- a CDS encoding DUF951 domain-containing protein codes for MERVKYEMGDIVKMKKTHPCGSDLWEITRTGMDFGIKCQGCGRWVMIPRIKFEKAVKNIVSKKSES; via the coding sequence ATGGAAAGAGTGAAATATGAAATGGGCGATATCGTAAAGATGAAAAAAACACATCCATGTGGTAGTGATTTGTGGGAAATTACCCGCACGGGTATGGACTTTGGAATCAAGTGTCAAGGTTGTGGACGATGGGTGATGATTCCGCGAATAAAGTTTGAAAAGGCAGTGAAAAATATCGTAAGTAAAAAAAGCGAATCGTAG